A DNA window from Mycobacterium sp. IDR2000157661 contains the following coding sequences:
- a CDS encoding alpha/beta hydrolase family protein, whose protein sequence is MSESVSFASTSGPVLAGVVDLPDGDVRGWGVFAHGFTLGKDSPAASRICKQLASEGIGMLRFDNLGLGDSEGDWGDGSFSHKVADTVRGVEFMNDAGREVHLLVGHSFGGSAVIAAAHDCPTVAAVASIGAPYEPAHVEHSYDALCERIEADGEAKFHIGGKALTLKRHFIEDVRKADLRERINTLRRALLVMHSPTDNTVGIDNASEIFRAARHPRSFVSLEGADHMLTEKNQAARAARIISAWADPYL, encoded by the coding sequence GTGAGCGAGAGCGTCAGTTTTGCGAGTACCAGTGGGCCCGTGCTGGCGGGCGTAGTCGACCTGCCCGACGGTGACGTCCGCGGCTGGGGCGTCTTCGCTCACGGCTTCACCCTCGGCAAGGACAGCCCCGCCGCCAGCCGGATCTGCAAGCAACTCGCCAGCGAGGGCATCGGCATGCTGCGCTTCGACAACCTCGGCCTTGGCGATTCCGAGGGCGACTGGGGCGACGGATCGTTCTCGCACAAGGTCGCCGACACCGTTCGGGGAGTGGAGTTCATGAACGACGCCGGCCGCGAGGTCCACCTGCTCGTGGGCCACTCGTTCGGCGGTTCCGCCGTCATCGCCGCGGCCCACGACTGTCCGACCGTCGCGGCCGTCGCCAGCATCGGTGCGCCCTACGAACCGGCCCACGTCGAGCACAGCTACGACGCCCTGTGCGAACGCATCGAGGCCGACGGCGAGGCCAAGTTCCACATCGGCGGCAAGGCGCTCACCCTCAAGCGACACTTCATCGAAGACGTCCGCAAGGCCGACCTGCGCGAGCGGATCAACACCCTGCGCCGCGCGCTGCTCGTCATGCACTCGCCCACCGACAACACCGTCGGCATCGACAACGCCAGCGAGATCTTCCGCGCCGCCCGGCACCCTCGCAGCTTCGTCTCGCTCGAGGGCGCCGACCATATGCTCACCGAGAAGAACCAGGCGGCCCGTGCCGCGCGCATCATCAGCGCGTGGGCCGACCCCTACCTCTAG
- the sodC gene encoding superoxide dismutase[Cu-Zn] produces the protein MAHRIVTAAALLILPAAALAGCGTDDQAAEPTTTTEAPPAGTDRLAAQFETADGTPVADATLDFANGFARITVETTEGGVLSPGFHGLHIHEVGTCEPNSTPPDGGQTGDFLSAGGHFQAPGSSGHPASGDLTSLQVRSDGSAELVTTTDAFTAEELLAGDGTALMIHEGEDNFANIPNRYSQPDGQQGPDQETLATGDAGGRVACAVIERVGAETTTTTTTTTTTTTPTTVTETTVISPTTTVVPPPPVTETTTTTATTVTETTTTTTAPPTTTTTTTVAPPP, from the coding sequence ATGGCACATCGAATCGTCACCGCTGCTGCCCTGTTGATCCTGCCCGCTGCGGCCCTGGCGGGCTGTGGGACCGACGACCAGGCAGCCGAGCCGACCACGACCACCGAAGCGCCGCCCGCAGGCACGGATCGCCTGGCGGCCCAGTTCGAGACCGCCGACGGCACCCCGGTGGCCGATGCGACCCTGGACTTCGCGAACGGCTTCGCCCGGATCACAGTCGAAACGACCGAGGGCGGCGTCCTCAGCCCGGGCTTCCACGGACTGCACATCCACGAGGTCGGCACGTGCGAGCCCAACTCGACGCCACCCGACGGCGGCCAAACCGGCGACTTCCTGTCCGCAGGCGGTCACTTCCAGGCGCCGGGGAGCAGCGGGCACCCCGCCAGCGGCGATCTCACCTCGCTTCAGGTGCGATCGGACGGGTCCGCGGAGTTGGTGACCACGACGGACGCGTTCACCGCCGAGGAGCTGCTGGCCGGTGACGGCACCGCGCTGATGATCCACGAGGGCGAGGACAACTTCGCCAACATCCCGAACCGCTACAGCCAGCCCGACGGTCAGCAGGGACCCGACCAGGAGACGCTCGCCACGGGTGACGCGGGCGGCCGGGTGGCCTGCGCGGTGATCGAGCGCGTGGGTGCGGAGACGACCACGACGACGACCACCACGACGACCACCACCACGCCGACGACCGTCACCGAGACCACGGTGATCAGCCCGACGACGACCGTCGTACCCCCACCGCCGGTGACCGAGACGACGACCACGACCGCCACCACGGTCACCGAGACGACGACCACCACCACCGCACCGCCCACGACCACGACGACCACGACCGTCGCCCCGCCGCCGTGA
- a CDS encoding HAD-IC family P-type ATPase encodes MAAVPATVATDSHHGLAGHEVVLLLQTDSHRGLSSAEARERIDRFGPNALPAPRSSGLLLRVGRQFHHPLIYVLLVAGAITAALHEYVDSAVIFAVVVVNAVIGFIQESKAEAALQSLRAMVNTEAKVVRDGREHLVASDQLVPGDLVRVEAGDKIPADIRLLRQTELRIDESALTGESVSADKDEVVLPAATPVADRRNMAYSGTLVTAGAGAGIVVATGAETEIGEIHRLVGAAEMLATPLTAKLAWFSKILTVGILALAAATFAIGLLRHQDAVQTFTAAIALAVGAIPEGLPAAVTITLAIGVARMAKRRAVIRRLPAVETLGSTTVICADKTGTLTENQMTVREIWTPDESWEATGSGYAPDGALLTRDGVPASVDANAALRWSLLAGTACNDAVLTHDAERWDIAGDPTEAAMVVVAAKAGIAAGELGRTLPRVATIPFSSERQYMATLHDAAGEQVVLVKGAVERMLEMCPTQMGADGSLRPIDRPAVVQAADRLAATGLRVLATGVRRPAEGSDFTEDALPGSVTLTGLHAMLDPPRAAAASAVAACHSAGIAVKMITGDHAGTAGAIAAAVGLLDPEDETHRRVLTGAELADTAPEELPEAVEQASVFARVSPEQKLRLVEALQGRGHIVAMTGDGVNDAPALRQASIGVAMGRGGTEVAKDAADMVLTDDDFATIEAAVEEGRGVFDNLTKFITWTLPTNIGEGLVILVAIALGAALPILPTQILWINMTTAVALGLMLAFEPKETGIMARPPRDPDQPLLTRALVGRILLVSSLLVAGSWWLFEWELAGGASLSEARTAAVNVFVVVEAFYLFSCRSLVHSAWRIGLFTNRWLIVGVAVQAIAQLAITYVPAMNTVFETAPLDIGTWLRIFAVAALTSLAVALEKWVRAHGSRDAGTALTQRRLR; translated from the coding sequence ATGGCGGCGGTACCGGCGACGGTGGCAACCGACTCCCACCACGGACTTGCCGGCCATGAAGTGGTGCTGCTGCTGCAGACCGATTCGCACCGCGGCCTGTCCAGCGCGGAGGCCCGCGAGCGTATTGACCGGTTCGGCCCCAACGCCCTGCCCGCTCCCCGCAGTTCGGGTCTGCTGCTCAGGGTCGGGCGTCAGTTCCACCATCCGCTGATCTATGTGCTGCTCGTCGCGGGCGCGATCACCGCGGCCCTACACGAATACGTCGACTCCGCGGTGATCTTCGCCGTGGTGGTCGTCAACGCCGTCATCGGCTTCATCCAGGAATCGAAGGCCGAAGCGGCGCTACAGAGCCTGCGCGCAATGGTTAACACCGAGGCCAAAGTCGTGCGCGACGGACGCGAGCACCTCGTCGCCTCCGACCAGCTCGTGCCGGGCGATCTGGTGCGCGTCGAGGCCGGCGACAAGATCCCGGCCGACATCCGGTTGCTGCGCCAGACCGAGTTACGGATCGATGAGTCGGCGTTGACTGGCGAGTCGGTGTCGGCGGACAAGGACGAAGTGGTTCTGCCGGCGGCGACGCCGGTGGCGGACCGACGCAACATGGCCTACTCGGGGACGTTGGTGACGGCCGGCGCGGGAGCCGGGATCGTCGTGGCCACCGGGGCCGAGACCGAGATCGGCGAGATCCACCGGCTCGTCGGCGCCGCCGAGATGCTGGCGACACCGTTGACCGCCAAGCTCGCCTGGTTCAGCAAGATCCTGACGGTCGGCATCCTGGCGTTGGCGGCGGCGACCTTCGCCATCGGTCTGCTTCGACACCAGGATGCGGTGCAGACGTTCACCGCGGCCATCGCGCTCGCCGTCGGCGCCATCCCGGAGGGCCTGCCGGCGGCGGTGACGATCACGCTGGCCATCGGCGTCGCCCGAATGGCCAAGCGCCGAGCGGTCATTCGCCGGTTGCCCGCCGTGGAGACGCTGGGCAGCACAACCGTGATCTGTGCCGACAAGACCGGCACGCTGACCGAGAACCAGATGACGGTGCGGGAAATCTGGACACCCGACGAGTCGTGGGAAGCAACCGGATCCGGCTACGCACCCGACGGCGCACTGCTGACCAGGGACGGCGTGCCGGCCTCGGTGGATGCGAACGCGGCGCTGCGCTGGTCGCTGTTGGCCGGGACGGCCTGCAACGACGCTGTGCTGACACACGACGCCGAGCGCTGGGACATCGCCGGTGACCCCACCGAAGCGGCCATGGTCGTCGTCGCCGCCAAGGCGGGCATCGCAGCCGGCGAACTCGGACGGACACTTCCGCGGGTCGCGACGATCCCGTTCAGTTCCGAGCGTCAGTACATGGCAACCCTGCACGATGCCGCTGGCGAGCAGGTGGTGCTGGTGAAGGGAGCGGTCGAGCGGATGCTCGAGATGTGCCCTACGCAGATGGGCGCCGACGGGTCGCTGCGTCCCATCGACCGTCCGGCGGTAGTGCAGGCAGCTGACAGGCTGGCCGCGACGGGCCTGCGGGTGCTGGCCACCGGTGTGCGTCGCCCGGCAGAGGGGAGCGACTTCACCGAAGACGCGTTGCCCGGCAGCGTGACGCTGACGGGCCTGCACGCCATGCTCGACCCGCCCCGAGCGGCCGCCGCATCCGCCGTCGCCGCCTGTCACTCGGCCGGCATAGCGGTGAAGATGATCACCGGCGATCACGCAGGCACCGCCGGTGCCATCGCCGCCGCGGTCGGACTGCTGGACCCCGAGGACGAAACCCATCGCAGGGTGCTGACCGGCGCCGAGTTGGCCGACACCGCGCCCGAGGAGCTTCCCGAGGCGGTCGAGCAGGCGAGCGTCTTCGCCCGGGTGTCCCCGGAGCAGAAGCTGCGGCTGGTGGAGGCGTTGCAGGGCAGAGGGCACATCGTCGCCATGACCGGCGACGGGGTCAACGACGCGCCGGCGCTGCGGCAGGCGAGCATCGGGGTGGCCATGGGGCGAGGCGGCACCGAGGTCGCCAAGGACGCCGCGGACATGGTGCTCACCGACGACGACTTCGCAACCATCGAAGCCGCCGTGGAGGAAGGCCGCGGCGTCTTCGACAACCTGACGAAGTTCATCACCTGGACCCTGCCCACCAACATCGGTGAGGGCCTGGTGATTCTGGTCGCGATCGCGTTGGGCGCGGCGCTGCCCATCCTGCCGACCCAGATCCTGTGGATCAACATGACCACCGCCGTCGCGCTCGGCCTCATGCTGGCGTTCGAGCCCAAGGAGACCGGCATCATGGCCAGGCCTCCGCGCGACCCCGACCAGCCGCTGCTCACCCGGGCACTGGTGGGTCGCATCCTGTTGGTGTCGAGCTTGCTGGTGGCCGGTTCCTGGTGGCTGTTCGAATGGGAGCTGGCCGGCGGCGCGTCGTTGTCGGAAGCCCGCACCGCCGCGGTGAACGTGTTCGTGGTCGTCGAAGCGTTCTACCTGTTCAGCTGCCGCTCGCTGGTCCATTCAGCCTGGCGGATCGGTCTTTTCACCAACCGTTGGCTGATCGTGGGGGTGGCCGTACAGGCGATCGCGCAGCTCGCCATCACCTACGTGCCCGCCATGAACACGGTGTTCGAGACCGCGCCGCTGGACATCGGCACGTGGCTGCGCATCTTCGCGGTGGCCGCGCTCACGAGTCTGGCCGTGGCACTGGAGAAATGGGTGCGGGCGCACGGATCGCGCGACGCGGGCACGGCACTGACGCAGCGTCGCCTCCGGTGA
- a CDS encoding universal stress protein codes for MDTTLVIALAVAWGVIGLLSGLWMARRGYDPLWILIALPLGPLFLPIAIERVQRRPGAAGPGEAIPPHRSSADSRPRVLVGLDGSQESKRVLATVLRMFGPHCGLLVIAEVLHYEAADDVTGADVDAAKQRLATMAAQADCVGAVHTEVLAGAPSVALRQYAEQNDIDLLVVGRRGRGLSARVLGSVSADLVEHSAVPVLVIEPAQKAAARTNTEALRMR; via the coding sequence GTGGACACAACGTTGGTCATCGCGCTGGCCGTCGCTTGGGGTGTGATCGGGTTGCTGTCCGGCCTGTGGATGGCTCGACGTGGATACGACCCGTTGTGGATTCTCATCGCGCTGCCGCTGGGCCCGCTGTTCCTGCCGATCGCCATCGAGCGCGTGCAGCGCCGCCCCGGTGCCGCCGGACCGGGCGAAGCGATACCACCGCACCGGTCAAGCGCCGACAGCAGGCCACGGGTCCTGGTGGGCCTCGATGGTTCGCAGGAGTCGAAGCGGGTGCTGGCAACGGTCCTGCGAATGTTCGGGCCGCACTGCGGTCTGCTGGTCATCGCCGAGGTCCTGCACTACGAGGCCGCCGACGACGTCACCGGCGCCGATGTCGACGCGGCCAAGCAGCGGTTGGCCACGATGGCCGCACAGGCCGACTGTGTCGGCGCGGTGCATACCGAGGTGTTAGCCGGCGCCCCGAGCGTGGCGCTGCGGCAGTACGCGGAGCAGAACGACATCGATCTGCTGGTGGTGGGTCGACGCGGCCGAGGGTTGTCGGCACGCGTACTCGGCAGCGTCTCCGCCGATCTCGTAGAACACTCCGCCGTCCCCGTACTCGTCATCGAACCGGCGCAGAAAGCGGCGGCCAGAACCAACACCGAAGCGCTACGGATGCGGTGA